In Mercenaria mercenaria strain notata chromosome 15, MADL_Memer_1, whole genome shotgun sequence, a single genomic region encodes these proteins:
- the LOC123548423 gene encoding tetratricopeptide repeat protein 28-like isoform X2: MERGGGYGQSLAHSFSVPSLVEGSEPISEAEEFVEMKSLRERGDKALKVKDFTGAIKFYNEALEIDEQNPDVLLARATACIEMGDYISAQRDTEFLISQDSENHLAYKVQGLALKYLHQYKEALTSFLTALDLDPDSSDELTDFIADVAATFCNIPEETSNALKDMDSYKKLSEVGVSLFQAKKYKICIKILDTAQKFQTNQKGITMRILLTSANAHSALKHTEKAISLYQECLQTAIATHDQIYQTKALVNIATLYLENHDTHQAIIYYEKLLHLEAELILETGSEDVLPDFWTRELQCGLHLNLSIAYKAIGNMNAAIRHAQKYVKFIEKYNFQGKLRAESYHNTGMLNEILGNYNDAIKNYKTYLEEGKKNGDKKGMAQAYGCLGSVYAALKNWKLSLTYHEQYVTMATKFEDKRMKIIANEMLADTLMLKGDYEKASKAYEEMINSCIRTDYRTRATGMCKLGHAYRALKRNLYSLHFYEQASELAEDFEYPEIETLSHYNIACIHQQSTQMLELEKALKYFQQLVPYYESKIREHMVEDSHCPEEYWIQLRECYDGIQTVHAKLGNKEECLQFAEAYRKRTLTTTHNYQASAMTSQSHTAPWDMWSVERMGRVVSQQNSTVLYYSLLSEYLLLWVLQPGVGLVRFYSRRAGKEENMIETVEGLLNELKKNCDWKQMTKVCENRALPLRTGELEMTRKKYLKLSNSSRKSEAETDESKKLENENQSEKSFERRLYDLLFSPVEDILSKLPKESPLIIIPDKTLCQCPFNVLQDFLNRYAFKRFRITYLPNLLLLDKVVANELNHLRLKDDLEFNRQIHKKGGMLSLTSKYVGSDISGPASVRSLAIVADVSAKHLSHPRLLTRPPRTPMIPPKPGVLPHQRTMYEEDFKKHSQWKSPRTARGPPDSYRSSLNTSRTQVVNPTLDRMFSLDSFSTLTTATSTGTDITSSKCAITKFKQVSCQDRCLVFANPKLPESLMLHGKVWKPSLEELSSAKREALNVATLLDVIPITGPDATKERFLKDIERASVVHIVTYGCWHEGLIALAPSPVDAGEDIPTEDSYVISADDILGLKLTAQLVVLNMAHNAYRRETIQSGYLLPSAFIAAGAQCVLTNMWPLPDLAVEKFYTSFYLALQSGAQSATAISTAIEALRQDDRYNDPLYWSAFVLIGKDVYINLSEIRHAMLDQNLDQSEAEVEEETGREYLNLKPVLAPVKKKQENLHELQRHLGTLLRNHAKQPQVLLDLIDLLDSSLKRLHTEENNKQTTLLSDDIMGGEGALDLLKLLGFHFQSKGSSLNNPYVIYPHWNRDELLIPTYDAVRSLLEIADCKELVQSLCGVLPITQDNISLIIDLLSVTKHAPEIQLKVSDLSVRPLWVNMKLKKTLLAAGFHQIGMLLNFNRTPENRKLMTGLFQLLLSVSQSKSQVLLYRLDVNLLGNSSEAKSISDYPELTRLPSLAPLMLPRNQLCMSTPWLSKTESHVEMEEKIKLARTRSDLDENFKDYLERAKTWHQMTVVAQANESLNEYGRPLSQPSKIKVLPGGSASRTRIPVDEKVVLLNPEVDQRRDYAHYVYNERVQNIGTRHRNEVLKLYLPYVNSC, translated from the exons gCATACAAGGTTCAGGGCCTTGCACTTAAGTACCTCCACCAATATAAAGAAGCTTTGACCTCATTTCTCACtgcccttgaccttgacccagatAGCTCAGATGAACTCACTGATTTTATAGCAGATGTTGCGGCAACATTCTGTAACATACCGGAGGAGACAAGTAACGCTCTGAAAG ATATGGACTCGTACAAAAAATTGAGTGAAGTAGGGGTGAGTTTATTCCAAGCAAAGAAGTACAAGATTTGTATCAAAATCCTCGACACTGCCCAGAAATTCCAGACCAATCAGAAAGGTATCACAATGAGAATTCTCCTAACATCGGCAAACGCCCACTCTGCGCTGAAGCACACAGAGAAGGCAATCAGTCTTTATCAAGAATGTCTTCAAACTGCCATAGCAACTCACGATCAGATCTATCAAACTAAAGCTCTCGTAAATATTGCTACACTCTACCTTGAAAACCATGACACTCATCAGGCTATTATATACTATGAGAAGTTGCTACATCTGGAGGCGGAGCTTATTTTGGAGACCGGTAGCGAGGACGTTTTGCCGGACTTCTGGACGCGGGAACTTCAATGCGGATTACATCTAAACCTTAGTATAGCTTACAAGGCCATTGGTAACATGAATGCTGCTATCAGGCATGCACAGAAGTATGTGAAATTTATTGAAAAGTATAATTTTCAAGGAAAACTGAGAGCAGAGTCATATCATAACACTGgaatgttaaatgaaattttaggTAACTACAATGATgcaattaaaaattataaaacatatctAGAAGAAGGAAAAAAGAATGGGGATAAAAAAGGAATGGCACAAGCTTATGGATGTTTAGGTAGTGTGTATGCAGCATTGAAAAACTGGAAACTTTCATTAACATATCATGAGCagtatgttaccatggcaaccaaatTTGAAGACAAACGAATGAAAATAATTGCCAATGAAATGCTTGCGGATACATTAATGTTGAAAGGGGACTATGAAAAAGCTTCAAAAGCTTATGAAGAAATGATTAACAGTTGTATACGGACTGATTACAGAACTCGTGCAACTGGAATGTGTAAACTAGGCCATGCCTATCGTGCTCTGAAGAGGAATCTATATAGTTTACATTTCTATGAACAAGCATCAGAACTGGCTGAAGATTTTGAATATCCAGAAATTGAGACGTTAAGCCATTACAACATAGCTTGTATTCATCAGCAGTCAACTCAAATGTTGGAGctggaaaaagctttaaaatatttccaacagTTGGTTCCCTATTATGAGAGCAAAATTCGAGAACATATGGTAGAAGACAGTCACTGCCCAGAGGAATATTGGATCCAGCTACGTGAATGTTATGATGGAATCCAGACAGTTCATGCTAAGCTCGGGAACAAAGAGGAGTGTCTGCAGTTTGCGGAAGCATATAGAAAACGTACACTAACCACAACTCATAACTATCAAGCATCAGCGATGACAAGTCAGAGTCACACGGCACCATGGGATATGTGGTCGGTGGAGAGAATGGGACGTGTAGTATCACAACAGAACAG taCTGTGTTGTATTATTCACTGCTGTCAGAGTATTTGCTGCTGTGGGTACTGCAGCCTGGGGTAGGGCTCGTCCGCTTCTACTCACGGAGGGCTGGTAAAGAGGAAAACATGATAGAAACT GTTGAAGGATTGCTGAATGAACTTAAGAAGAATTGCGACTGGAAGCAAATGACCAAGGTATGTGAGAACAGAGCTTTACCACTGAGAACAGGTGAGCTCGAGATGACCAGGAAGAAGTATCTCAAGCTCAGTAACTCATCTCGGAAATCTGAAGCTGAAACTGATGAGAGCAAAAAGCTTGAGAATGAGAACCAATCAGAGAAGAGTTTTGAGAGGAGATTGTACGATTTGTTGTTTTCGCCCGTGGAAGATATACTCTCTAAACTGCCCAAGGAAAGTCCATTGATAATAATTCCCGACAAAACATTATGTCAGTGTCCATTTAACGTATTGCAGGATTTTCTGAACAGATATGCATTTAAGAGATTCAGGATTACTTACTTGCCGAACTTATTGTTACTTGACAAAGTGGTTGCTAATGAGTTAAACCATTTACGACTGAAGGATGATTTGGAGTTTAACAGGCAGATCCATAAAAAGGGAGGAATGTTGAGTCTGACAAGTAAGTATGTAGGATCAGATATAAGTGGTCCTGCGTCAGTGAGATCTTTAGCTATAGTTGCCGATGTGAGTGCCAAGCACCTGTCGCATCCAAGGTTACTGACACGCCCACCTAGAACTCCAATGATACCACCTAAGCCAGGTGTACTGCCACATCAGAGGACTATGTATGAAGAAGACTTCAAAAAACATTCCCAGTGGAAATCTCCAAGGACTGCTAgag GACCTCCAGATTCCTACAGAAGTTCACTGAATACCAGCCGCACCCAAGTTGTAAATCCAACACTAGATCGTATGTTTAGTCTAGATTCATTTTCAACATTAACTACGGCAACATCAACTGGTACAGATATAACAAGCTCAAAATGTGCTATCACCAAGTTCAAGCAAGTGAGCTGTCAGGATAGATGCCTCGTCTTTGCTAACCCAAAACTGCCAGAAAG TTTGATGTTGCATGGTAAGGTGTGGAAACCTAGCCTTGAGGAGTTGTCCTCGGCAAAGAGAGAGGCCCTGAACGTGGCAACATTACTAGATGTGATTCCTATAACAGGCCCTGATGCAACCAAAGAACGCTTCTTGAAGGATATTGAGAGAGCTTCTGTGGTGCACATAG TGACATATGGATGTTGGCATGAAGGTTTGATAGCACTTGCCCCATCCCCAGTAGATGCTGGTGAGGACATACCCACCGAGGATTCCTACGTGATAAGTGCTGATGACATCCTGGGGCTCAAACTCACTGCACAACTTGTTGTCCTCAATATGGCACACAATGCATACAGGAGAGAAACAATACAGTCAGGATATCTGCTGCCAAGTGCATTTATAGCTGCTG GTGCTCAGTGCGTATTAACCAACATGTGGCCGCTTCCTGACTTGGCAGTGGAGAAGTTCTACACAAGTTTTTACCTCGCCTTACAGAGTGGTGCACAGTCTGCTACTGCCATCTCAACTGCCATAGAAGCTCTCAGACAAGATGACAG ATACAATGACCCATTATACTGGAGTGCCTTTGTTTTGATTGGTAAGGATGTATATATAAACCTGAGTGAGATACGTCATGCCATGTTGGACCAGAATCTCGACCAATCTGAGGCAGAGGTAGAGGAGGAAACTGGGCGGGAATATCTTAACCTGAAACCTGTTCTTGCTCCAG TAAAGAAGAAGCAGGAAAACCTACATGAGCTTCAGCGCCATCTTGGTACCCTGTTACGTAACCACGCCAAGCAGCCCCAGGTTTTACTTGATCTCATTGACTTG cttgacAGTTCATTAAAGAGGCTTCACACTGAGGAGAATAATAAGCAGACGACACTTCTCAGTGATGACATCATGGGAGGTGAAGGTGCCCTTGACCTTCTCAAGTTGCTAGGCTTCCATTTTCAGTCCAAGGGGTCATCACTGAATAATCCTTATGTGATTTATCCACATTGGAACAGAGATGAACTTCTGATTCCGACGTATGATGCCGTCAGATCATTGCTTG aaatagCTGATTGTAAAGAATTAGTTCAGAGCCTGTGTGGAGTTTTACCTATAACCCAGGACAACATTTCCCTCATCATTGATCTG CTGAGTGTAACAAAACATGCTCCAGAGATTCAGTTAAAGGTCTCGGATCTTTCTGTCCGACCTCTCTGGGTGAACATGAAACTCAAGAAAACACTGTTAGCCGCAGGGTTCCACCAGATAGGCATGCTGCTCAACTTCAATAGGACGCCAGAAAATAG GAAGTTGATGACAGGACTGTTCCAGCTGTTACTGTCTGTCAGCCAGTCCAAGAGTCAGGTCCTTCTTTACAGATTAGATGTAAATCTGCTAGGAAATTCTTCAGAAGCAAAG TCAATATCTGACTACCCAGAACTAACAAGGCTGCCATCACTTGCTCCGCTGATGTTGCCAAGGAACCAGTTATGTATGAGCACACCTTGGCTGAGTAAAACTGAATCACATGTTGAGATGGAGGAAAAAATCAAATTGGCAAGAAC TCGATCTGACCTTGATGAGAATTTCAAGGACTATCTAGAAAGAGCCAAGACCTGGCATCAGATGACAGTAGTTGCACAG GCAAATGAATCATTGAATGAGTATGGTCGACCTCTGTCCCAACCAAGTAAGATCAAAGTTCTACCAGGTGGGAGTGCATCGAGAACTCGAATTCCAGTTGATGAAAAGGTTGTCCTGCTGAACCCTGAGGTGGACCAGCGCAGAGATTACGCTCACTATGTCTATAACGAGAGGGTACAAAACATTGGCACTCGCCATAGAAATGAAGTGTTAAAGCTGTACCTACCATATGTAAACAGCTGCTGA
- the LOC123548423 gene encoding tetratricopeptide repeat protein 28-like isoform X1 yields MERGGGYGQSLAHSFSVPSLVEGSEPISEAEEFVEMKSLRERGDKALKVKDFTGAIKFYNEALEIDEQNPDVLLARATACIEMGDYISAQRDTEFLISQDSENHLAYKVQGLALKYLHQYKEALTSFLTALDLDPDSSDELTDFIADVAATFCNIPEETSNALKDMDSYKKLSEVGVSLFQAKKYKICIKILDTAQKFQTNQKGITMRILLTSANAHSALKHTEKAISLYQECLQTAIATHDQIYQTKALVNIATLYLENHDTHQAIIYYEKLLHLEAELILETGSEDVLPDFWTRELQCGLHLNLSIAYKAIGNMNAAIRHAQKYVKFIEKYNFQGKLRAESYHNTGMLNEILGNYNDAIKNYKTYLEEGKKNGDKKGMAQAYGCLGSVYAALKNWKLSLTYHEQYVTMATKFEDKRMKIIANEMLADTLMLKGDYEKASKAYEEMINSCIRTDYRTRATGMCKLGHAYRALKRNLYSLHFYEQASELAEDFEYPEIETLSHYNIACIHQQSTQMLELEKALKYFQQLVPYYESKIREHMVEDSHCPEEYWIQLRECYDGIQTVHAKLGNKEECLQFAEAYRKRTLTTTHNYQASAMTSQSHTAPWDMWSVERMGRVVSQQNSTVLYYSLLSEYLLLWVLQPGVGLVRFYSRRAGKEENMIETVEGLLNELKKNCDWKQMTKVCENRALPLRTGELEMTRKKYLKLSNSSRKSEAETDESKKLENENQSEKSFERRLYDLLFSPVEDILSKLPKESPLIIIPDKTLCQCPFNVLQDFLNRYAFKRFRITYLPNLLLLDKVVANELNHLRLKDDLEFNRQIHKKGGMLSLTSKYVGSDISGPASVRSLAIVADVSAKHLSHPRLLTRPPRTPMIPPKPGVLPHQRTMYEEDFKKHSQWKSPRTARGPPDSYRSSLNTSRTQVVNPTLDRMFSLDSFSTLTTATSTGTDITSSKCAITKFKQVSCQDRCLVFANPKLPESLMLHGKVWKPSLEELSSAKREALNVATLLDVIPITGPDATKERFLKDIERASVVHIVTYGCWHEGLIALAPSPVDAGEDIPTEDSYVISADDILGLKLTAQLVVLNMAHNAYRRETIQSGYLLPSAFIAAGAQCVLTNMWPLPDLAVEKFYTSFYLALQSGAQSATAISTAIEALRQDDRYNDPLYWSAFVLIGKDVYINLSEIRHAMLDQNLDQSEAEVEEETGREYLNLKPVLAPVKKKQENLHELQRHLGTLLRNHAKQPQVLLDLIDLLDSSLKRLHTEENNKQTTLLSDDIMGGEGALDLLKLLGFHFQSKGSSLNNPYVIYPHWNRDELLIPTYDAVRSLLEIADCKELVQSLCGVLPITQDNISLIIDLLSVTKHAPEIQLKVSDLSVRPLWVNMKLKKTLLAAGFHQIGMLLNFNRTPENRKLMTGLFQLLLSVSQSKSQVLLYRLDVNLLGNSSEAKSISDYPELTRLPSLAPLMLPRNQLCMSTPWLSKTESHVEMEEKIKLARTRSDLDENFKDYLERAKTWHQMTVVAQLKTAKKANESLNEYGRPLSQPSKIKVLPGGSASRTRIPVDEKVVLLNPEVDQRRDYAHYVYNERVQNIGTRHRNEVLKLYLPYVNSC; encoded by the exons gCATACAAGGTTCAGGGCCTTGCACTTAAGTACCTCCACCAATATAAAGAAGCTTTGACCTCATTTCTCACtgcccttgaccttgacccagatAGCTCAGATGAACTCACTGATTTTATAGCAGATGTTGCGGCAACATTCTGTAACATACCGGAGGAGACAAGTAACGCTCTGAAAG ATATGGACTCGTACAAAAAATTGAGTGAAGTAGGGGTGAGTTTATTCCAAGCAAAGAAGTACAAGATTTGTATCAAAATCCTCGACACTGCCCAGAAATTCCAGACCAATCAGAAAGGTATCACAATGAGAATTCTCCTAACATCGGCAAACGCCCACTCTGCGCTGAAGCACACAGAGAAGGCAATCAGTCTTTATCAAGAATGTCTTCAAACTGCCATAGCAACTCACGATCAGATCTATCAAACTAAAGCTCTCGTAAATATTGCTACACTCTACCTTGAAAACCATGACACTCATCAGGCTATTATATACTATGAGAAGTTGCTACATCTGGAGGCGGAGCTTATTTTGGAGACCGGTAGCGAGGACGTTTTGCCGGACTTCTGGACGCGGGAACTTCAATGCGGATTACATCTAAACCTTAGTATAGCTTACAAGGCCATTGGTAACATGAATGCTGCTATCAGGCATGCACAGAAGTATGTGAAATTTATTGAAAAGTATAATTTTCAAGGAAAACTGAGAGCAGAGTCATATCATAACACTGgaatgttaaatgaaattttaggTAACTACAATGATgcaattaaaaattataaaacatatctAGAAGAAGGAAAAAAGAATGGGGATAAAAAAGGAATGGCACAAGCTTATGGATGTTTAGGTAGTGTGTATGCAGCATTGAAAAACTGGAAACTTTCATTAACATATCATGAGCagtatgttaccatggcaaccaaatTTGAAGACAAACGAATGAAAATAATTGCCAATGAAATGCTTGCGGATACATTAATGTTGAAAGGGGACTATGAAAAAGCTTCAAAAGCTTATGAAGAAATGATTAACAGTTGTATACGGACTGATTACAGAACTCGTGCAACTGGAATGTGTAAACTAGGCCATGCCTATCGTGCTCTGAAGAGGAATCTATATAGTTTACATTTCTATGAACAAGCATCAGAACTGGCTGAAGATTTTGAATATCCAGAAATTGAGACGTTAAGCCATTACAACATAGCTTGTATTCATCAGCAGTCAACTCAAATGTTGGAGctggaaaaagctttaaaatatttccaacagTTGGTTCCCTATTATGAGAGCAAAATTCGAGAACATATGGTAGAAGACAGTCACTGCCCAGAGGAATATTGGATCCAGCTACGTGAATGTTATGATGGAATCCAGACAGTTCATGCTAAGCTCGGGAACAAAGAGGAGTGTCTGCAGTTTGCGGAAGCATATAGAAAACGTACACTAACCACAACTCATAACTATCAAGCATCAGCGATGACAAGTCAGAGTCACACGGCACCATGGGATATGTGGTCGGTGGAGAGAATGGGACGTGTAGTATCACAACAGAACAG taCTGTGTTGTATTATTCACTGCTGTCAGAGTATTTGCTGCTGTGGGTACTGCAGCCTGGGGTAGGGCTCGTCCGCTTCTACTCACGGAGGGCTGGTAAAGAGGAAAACATGATAGAAACT GTTGAAGGATTGCTGAATGAACTTAAGAAGAATTGCGACTGGAAGCAAATGACCAAGGTATGTGAGAACAGAGCTTTACCACTGAGAACAGGTGAGCTCGAGATGACCAGGAAGAAGTATCTCAAGCTCAGTAACTCATCTCGGAAATCTGAAGCTGAAACTGATGAGAGCAAAAAGCTTGAGAATGAGAACCAATCAGAGAAGAGTTTTGAGAGGAGATTGTACGATTTGTTGTTTTCGCCCGTGGAAGATATACTCTCTAAACTGCCCAAGGAAAGTCCATTGATAATAATTCCCGACAAAACATTATGTCAGTGTCCATTTAACGTATTGCAGGATTTTCTGAACAGATATGCATTTAAGAGATTCAGGATTACTTACTTGCCGAACTTATTGTTACTTGACAAAGTGGTTGCTAATGAGTTAAACCATTTACGACTGAAGGATGATTTGGAGTTTAACAGGCAGATCCATAAAAAGGGAGGAATGTTGAGTCTGACAAGTAAGTATGTAGGATCAGATATAAGTGGTCCTGCGTCAGTGAGATCTTTAGCTATAGTTGCCGATGTGAGTGCCAAGCACCTGTCGCATCCAAGGTTACTGACACGCCCACCTAGAACTCCAATGATACCACCTAAGCCAGGTGTACTGCCACATCAGAGGACTATGTATGAAGAAGACTTCAAAAAACATTCCCAGTGGAAATCTCCAAGGACTGCTAgag GACCTCCAGATTCCTACAGAAGTTCACTGAATACCAGCCGCACCCAAGTTGTAAATCCAACACTAGATCGTATGTTTAGTCTAGATTCATTTTCAACATTAACTACGGCAACATCAACTGGTACAGATATAACAAGCTCAAAATGTGCTATCACCAAGTTCAAGCAAGTGAGCTGTCAGGATAGATGCCTCGTCTTTGCTAACCCAAAACTGCCAGAAAG TTTGATGTTGCATGGTAAGGTGTGGAAACCTAGCCTTGAGGAGTTGTCCTCGGCAAAGAGAGAGGCCCTGAACGTGGCAACATTACTAGATGTGATTCCTATAACAGGCCCTGATGCAACCAAAGAACGCTTCTTGAAGGATATTGAGAGAGCTTCTGTGGTGCACATAG TGACATATGGATGTTGGCATGAAGGTTTGATAGCACTTGCCCCATCCCCAGTAGATGCTGGTGAGGACATACCCACCGAGGATTCCTACGTGATAAGTGCTGATGACATCCTGGGGCTCAAACTCACTGCACAACTTGTTGTCCTCAATATGGCACACAATGCATACAGGAGAGAAACAATACAGTCAGGATATCTGCTGCCAAGTGCATTTATAGCTGCTG GTGCTCAGTGCGTATTAACCAACATGTGGCCGCTTCCTGACTTGGCAGTGGAGAAGTTCTACACAAGTTTTTACCTCGCCTTACAGAGTGGTGCACAGTCTGCTACTGCCATCTCAACTGCCATAGAAGCTCTCAGACAAGATGACAG ATACAATGACCCATTATACTGGAGTGCCTTTGTTTTGATTGGTAAGGATGTATATATAAACCTGAGTGAGATACGTCATGCCATGTTGGACCAGAATCTCGACCAATCTGAGGCAGAGGTAGAGGAGGAAACTGGGCGGGAATATCTTAACCTGAAACCTGTTCTTGCTCCAG TAAAGAAGAAGCAGGAAAACCTACATGAGCTTCAGCGCCATCTTGGTACCCTGTTACGTAACCACGCCAAGCAGCCCCAGGTTTTACTTGATCTCATTGACTTG cttgacAGTTCATTAAAGAGGCTTCACACTGAGGAGAATAATAAGCAGACGACACTTCTCAGTGATGACATCATGGGAGGTGAAGGTGCCCTTGACCTTCTCAAGTTGCTAGGCTTCCATTTTCAGTCCAAGGGGTCATCACTGAATAATCCTTATGTGATTTATCCACATTGGAACAGAGATGAACTTCTGATTCCGACGTATGATGCCGTCAGATCATTGCTTG aaatagCTGATTGTAAAGAATTAGTTCAGAGCCTGTGTGGAGTTTTACCTATAACCCAGGACAACATTTCCCTCATCATTGATCTG CTGAGTGTAACAAAACATGCTCCAGAGATTCAGTTAAAGGTCTCGGATCTTTCTGTCCGACCTCTCTGGGTGAACATGAAACTCAAGAAAACACTGTTAGCCGCAGGGTTCCACCAGATAGGCATGCTGCTCAACTTCAATAGGACGCCAGAAAATAG GAAGTTGATGACAGGACTGTTCCAGCTGTTACTGTCTGTCAGCCAGTCCAAGAGTCAGGTCCTTCTTTACAGATTAGATGTAAATCTGCTAGGAAATTCTTCAGAAGCAAAG TCAATATCTGACTACCCAGAACTAACAAGGCTGCCATCACTTGCTCCGCTGATGTTGCCAAGGAACCAGTTATGTATGAGCACACCTTGGCTGAGTAAAACTGAATCACATGTTGAGATGGAGGAAAAAATCAAATTGGCAAGAAC TCGATCTGACCTTGATGAGAATTTCAAGGACTATCTAGAAAGAGCCAAGACCTGGCATCAGATGACAGTAGTTGCACAG TTAAAAACGGCGAAAAAG GCAAATGAATCATTGAATGAGTATGGTCGACCTCTGTCCCAACCAAGTAAGATCAAAGTTCTACCAGGTGGGAGTGCATCGAGAACTCGAATTCCAGTTGATGAAAAGGTTGTCCTGCTGAACCCTGAGGTGGACCAGCGCAGAGATTACGCTCACTATGTCTATAACGAGAGGGTACAAAACATTGGCACTCGCCATAGAAATGAAGTGTTAAAGCTGTACCTACCATATGTAAACAGCTGCTGA